A region of the Vibrio rumoiensis genome:
CCATCCGCTTCTTGGTAAACTGCATCAAAACCAGAAAATTGCCCCGAGGTAATTTGAACTGTTTGACCAGAGACTGGCACATTTCCGTAATTTGATTCATCAACTTGGTATGACCGCAAGTGCTCAATTAAGCTAACGGGGACTTGGTATGGTTGCGTACCAAAACGAACAAAATCAACCACCCCTCTTGTTGAACGAATCGTCGTAAAGCTTGGCCCACTTTCAGTTTGGGTTGCAATAAAAATATAAGAAGGAAAAAGAGG
Encoded here:
- the rfaH gene encoding transcription/translation regulatory transformer protein RfaH, encoding MKEWYLLYCKRGEQKRAKAHLENQQIECYYPEIEIEKIIRGKRQRILEPLFPSYIFIATQTESGPSFTTIRSTRGVVDFVRFGTQPYQVPVSLIEHLRSYQVDESNYGNVPVSGQTVQITSGQFSGFDAVYQEADGEKRSILLITLINQKVKVKVQNTDVEW